Proteins from one Nitrospinota bacterium genomic window:
- a CDS encoding DUF1957 domain-containing protein, giving the protein MPPSKGLLALTLHAHLPFVRHPESDEFLEEDWLFEAIIETYIPLLSVFEGLKKDGVSFRLTMTLSPTLISMLKDELLQRRFLKRLDKLLELCEQEIERTTFSPEFNDLARMYHWRFSEGKKLFEDRYGLDLVNAFRAFQDDGSLEIITSAATHGYLPLLAVNESAVRAQIKVAADQYEQTFGRRARGIWLPECGYQPGFEKILKEEGILFFFTDAHGVLHADPRPRYGVYAPIYTKDGVAVFGRDVESSRQVWSARDGYPGDPVYRDFYRDIGFDLDYDYIKPYIQATGDRKMTGVKYHRITNRAGGQKEIYVQRDALARASEHAEDFVRRRLEQIDRLAALIDRPPLIVAPYDAELFGHWWYEGPEFLNFMLRKISAMTDRIETITPYDYLQVYSVNQVAAPAASSWGSKGYAEVWLDESNDWIYRHLHKAADRMVELAAKYLNGNGSLVERALNQAARELLLAQSSDWAFIMKTGTMSQYAVKRTKEHLLRFNRLYEEVTQENIDEAELAQMEKADNIFPDMNYRIYAEKAG; this is encoded by the coding sequence ATGCCACCGTCTAAAGGGCTTCTTGCTCTGACGCTTCACGCGCATCTTCCGTTCGTGCGCCATCCGGAAAGCGACGAGTTCCTGGAAGAGGACTGGCTTTTCGAGGCCATAATCGAGACATATATCCCGCTTTTGAGCGTCTTTGAGGGGCTGAAAAAGGACGGTGTGAGCTTCCGGCTGACCATGACCCTCTCCCCCACCCTCATTTCAATGCTCAAAGACGAGCTTCTGCAGCGCCGGTTCCTCAAAAGGCTGGACAAGCTTTTGGAGCTTTGCGAACAGGAGATCGAGCGCACGACATTCTCCCCGGAGTTCAACGACCTGGCGAGGATGTATCACTGGAGGTTTTCGGAGGGCAAGAAGCTTTTTGAGGATCGTTACGGGCTCGACCTGGTCAACGCTTTCAGGGCGTTCCAGGACGACGGCAGTCTGGAGATAATCACATCCGCCGCCACCCATGGATATCTCCCCCTGCTGGCGGTGAACGAATCGGCGGTGCGGGCGCAGATAAAGGTGGCGGCCGATCAATACGAACAAACTTTCGGGCGGCGCGCCCGGGGGATATGGCTGCCGGAGTGCGGCTACCAGCCCGGCTTTGAAAAAATCCTCAAGGAAGAAGGGATATTATTCTTCTTCACCGACGCCCACGGTGTACTCCATGCCGACCCGAGGCCCCGTTACGGCGTTTACGCCCCCATTTATACAAAGGACGGCGTGGCGGTGTTCGGTCGGGACGTGGAGTCGAGCAGGCAGGTGTGGAGCGCGCGGGACGGATACCCGGGCGATCCTGTGTACCGCGATTTTTACAGGGACATCGGATTCGACCTGGACTACGACTATATAAAACCGTACATCCAGGCCACCGGGGACAGGAAGATGACCGGCGTGAAATACCACCGGATAACCAACCGCGCCGGAGGCCAGAAGGAGATATACGTCCAGCGGGACGCGCTGGCCCGGGCCTCCGAGCACGCGGAGGACTTCGTGCGGCGCAGGCTCGAGCAGATAGACAGGCTGGCCGCGCTCATAGACAGGCCGCCCCTTATCGTGGCGCCTTATGACGCGGAGCTTTTCGGCCACTGGTGGTATGAGGGCCCGGAGTTTTTAAACTTCATGCTGCGCAAGATCAGCGCCATGACCGACAGGATAGAGACCATCACCCCCTACGACTACCTGCAGGTGTATTCGGTCAACCAGGTGGCCGCGCCGGCGGCCAGCTCCTGGGGGAGCAAGGGGTATGCCGAGGTGTGGCTGGACGAAAGCAACGACTGGATATACCGTCACCTGCACAAGGCGGCGGACAGGATGGTGGAGCTTGCGGCAAAGTACCTCAACGGAAACGGAAGCCTTGTGGAACGGGCGTTAAACCAGGCGGCGCGGGAGCTTTTGCTGGCGCAAAGCAGCGACTGGGCGTTCATAATGAAGACCGGCACCATGTCCCAGTACGCCGTGAAGCGGACGAAAGAACACCTGCTCCGGTTCAACCGGCTTTACGAGGAAGTGACGCAAGAGAACATAGACGAAGCCGAACTTGCCCAGATGGAGAAGGCGGACAACATTTTTCCGGACATGAACTACCGGATTTACGCGGAAAAGGCGGGGTGA
- a CDS encoding DUF4912 domain-containing protein, with protein sequence MAIGLGTLTKAELLDMAAKKKLAVTSSMKKEEIVAALAGGGLPGKKKAAPARPAAKSAPATVAKKPAAPKAASKPSKVAQLSAKKSAPKAVAVPKKAKAVKEEPKKSAKPAATTVKKAAPEKVAPAAKVSTPSAKVSVSPAPVAKAVPAPSITVKKPAVEKVAAKPSPAKAQPAAPKAAPAAAQRPRILNGIGKGGGWDIKIDENKFFIADEAVDYTRPAPALPESYGDTRIVALVRDPFKLYLYWELTGEAVEAARASLGREWGSVRWALRVYDVTGVNTGAAHRYFDVEVDPAAGSRYLDVDKADCEYRVALGLMDADGAFAAVAVSNVARTPRAEMSPSTGLEWSGPAEAMTALYGHAGRMMMGSMESSMLGVPLEEISSQGVSSFSEISSLGVSSFGASEQMVRAKGRGFFFWLDCELIVYGGTEPDATVHMLGRKMALRPDGTFTARFFLPDGIRDIPVTAESSDGVELREISPTVSRSTRRHEEFLISQEEWARK encoded by the coding sequence ATGGCGATTGGACTTGGCACTCTGACGAAAGCGGAGCTTCTGGACATGGCGGCGAAGAAAAAACTGGCGGTCACCTCTTCGATGAAAAAAGAAGAGATAGTGGCGGCGCTGGCCGGCGGCGGCCTGCCGGGAAAGAAAAAGGCCGCCCCGGCGAGACCTGCGGCGAAAAGCGCGCCGGCCACTGTCGCAAAGAAGCCAGCGGCTCCAAAGGCCGCATCAAAGCCGTCCAAAGTTGCTCAGCTCTCCGCGAAAAAGTCCGCCCCAAAGGCGGTGGCCGTTCCAAAAAAGGCGAAAGCCGTGAAAGAAGAACCGAAAAAGTCGGCCAAACCGGCCGCCACAACAGTTAAAAAGGCGGCTCCGGAGAAAGTTGCGCCCGCGGCAAAAGTGTCCACGCCCTCCGCCAAGGTATCCGTATCTCCCGCTCCGGTGGCCAAAGCGGTTCCCGCGCCGTCCATTACGGTAAAAAAACCGGCCGTGGAAAAGGTTGCGGCAAAACCATCCCCCGCAAAGGCTCAGCCAGCCGCTCCGAAGGCCGCGCCGGCTGCCGCGCAAAGGCCGCGCATTCTAAACGGCATAGGCAAGGGGGGCGGATGGGACATAAAGATAGACGAGAATAAATTCTTCATAGCCGACGAAGCGGTGGACTATACACGCCCAGCCCCGGCCCTGCCGGAAAGCTATGGGGACACGCGGATTGTGGCCCTGGTGCGCGATCCTTTCAAACTATACCTTTACTGGGAACTCACCGGCGAGGCGGTGGAGGCGGCCAGGGCGTCGCTTGGGCGCGAATGGGGCTCCGTACGTTGGGCGCTCCGTGTGTACGACGTCACCGGGGTGAACACCGGCGCGGCCCACAGGTATTTCGACGTGGAGGTGGACCCTGCGGCCGGAAGCAGGTACCTGGATGTTGACAAGGCCGACTGCGAGTACCGGGTTGCCCTTGGCCTTATGGACGCGGACGGGGCCTTCGCCGCCGTGGCGGTGTCCAACGTGGCCAGGACGCCGCGGGCGGAGATGTCGCCTTCCACCGGGCTTGAATGGTCCGGGCCGGCCGAGGCGATGACGGCGCTTTACGGCCATGCGGGGCGGATGATGATGGGAAGCATGGAGTCGTCCATGCTTGGTGTTCCGCTGGAGGAGATTTCATCGCAGGGTGTGTCCAGCTTCTCGGAGATATCAAGCCTTGGCGTCTCCAGTTTCGGCGCGTCGGAGCAGATGGTCCGCGCAAAGGGGCGCGGCTTTTTCTTCTGGCTGGACTGTGAACTGATAGTTTACGGCGGCACGGAGCCGGACGCCACTGTCCACATGCTCGGCCGCAAGATGGCGCTGCGGCCGGACGGAACGTTCACGGCCAGGTTCTTCCTGCCGGACGGCATAAGGGACATCCCGGTGACGGCGGAATCGTCCGACGGGGTGGAACTGAGGGAAATTTCGCCGACCGTGTCCCGCTCGACCCGGCGTCATGAGGAGTTCCTGATAAGCCAAGAGGAATGGGCCCGCAAATAA